One Candidatus Scalindua japonica genomic region harbors:
- a CDS encoding protein rep → MCKCAVKKEKKSRVMTIKNSWRLRALFRIEKYIREIGQDARAKRMGICGNTIFVKVKKGDPSNVLYEPQVRCKDRVCPVCNSYRASILSRKVEELGKNMENPHLLTITANELNRDSLKTAVECFKKSTSLLKKERSWWKRYIRGGVEHIEITYKVGTGWHVHSHMLVDLAVDRKVENMQLRDNGYFLDPLKKDLEHVLLKVGLGTISDIRPVTEGYGKEISKYSMKFGLDIDEARLKEIIVDMKGKRMVSKFGNCYGLKNLDDTNGEGMEGLSPEEEEQYETLGTIKEVVDKCFKETGVDSELVGYALGAIKIGLIEIWSASYEPEPFQSGRIDSS, encoded by the coding sequence ATGTGTAAATGCGCAGTGAAAAAAGAGAAAAAATCAAGAGTTATGACCATTAAAAATAGCTGGAGACTTAGAGCTCTTTTCCGTATTGAAAAATATATCCGTGAAATTGGTCAGGATGCCAGAGCCAAAAGGATGGGTATATGCGGAAATACTATTTTTGTGAAAGTAAAGAAGGGAGACCCATCCAATGTTTTATATGAGCCGCAGGTTCGTTGTAAAGACAGAGTATGTCCAGTATGTAACTCATATCGTGCGTCTATTCTGTCTCGAAAGGTAGAAGAACTTGGTAAAAACATGGAAAACCCTCATTTACTGACAATAACTGCTAATGAACTAAACAGGGATAGTTTAAAAACTGCTGTTGAGTGTTTTAAGAAATCAACAAGCTTACTCAAAAAAGAGCGTTCTTGGTGGAAAAGGTATATACGTGGAGGTGTAGAGCATATCGAAATTACGTACAAAGTAGGAACTGGTTGGCATGTTCACTCGCATATGCTTGTTGATCTGGCTGTAGATCGTAAGGTTGAGAATATGCAGCTTAGAGACAATGGTTATTTTCTAGACCCACTAAAGAAAGACCTTGAGCATGTTCTCTTAAAAGTAGGACTTGGAACAATTTCAGACATCAGACCGGTAACAGAAGGATACGGAAAGGAGATTTCAAAGTACTCTATGAAATTTGGTCTTGATATTGATGAAGCCAGGCTAAAAGAGATTATTGTCGATATGAAGGGAAAAAGGATGGTGTCAAAGTTTGGTAACTGTTACGGCCTGAAAAACCTGGACGATACGAACGGTGAAGGAATGGAAGGGCTTTCACCGGAGGAGGAAGAACAATATGAAACGTTAGGAACCATTAAGGAGGTTGTTGATAAATGCTTTAAAGAGACTGGTGTTGATAGTGAACTGGTCGGGTATGCTCTTGGAGCAATAAAGATAGGTCTCATAGAGATATGGTCAGCCAGTTATGAACCTGAACCTTTTCAAAGTGGGAGGATTGACTCATCTTAA